One Primulina huaijiensis isolate GDHJ02 chromosome 5, ASM1229523v2, whole genome shotgun sequence DNA segment encodes these proteins:
- the LOC140977369 gene encoding transcription elongation factor SPT6 homolog isoform X2, whose product MAGNTVISDDEDEIGVEEEEIDEETYGDRTHDGDGDEDDEDDEEGQDEYEKDGFIVDDVDEEEGEEEENRADSDEERQKKKKRKKRDSERNYVLDEDDYELLQESNISVPRPKLESKKFKRLKKARRDVEEGSSGFSDEEEFDGNGIGGRTAEEKLKRSLFGDDDGQPLEDIAEEDEQAEEEEDVDIGEEDEMADFIVDEEEVDEHGAPVRRKKPKKSRQRPGVLSYALQEAHEIFGDVEDLLRIRKLEVRDRYGETDKRSLEDQFDPSVLSEKYMTEKDDRIREIDIPERMQISEEGTGQPAMDDLNIELEREWIFNQLVGGVVPPLMNKRGSAAEDLNEVKSHIARFLELMHVQKLDIPFIAMYRKEEIFSLLQEPDEPEADIQNDPNWRPTLKWHKVLWTIHDLDKKWLLLQKRKSALQLYYNKRFEEESRRVYDETRLFLNQQLFESVSKSLKAADSERELDDVDSKFNLHFPPGEVVLDEGQFKRPKRKSQYSICSKAGLWEVANKFGYSSEQFGLQISLEKMRMDELEDAKETPEEMASNFTCAMFETSQAVLKGARHMAAVEISCEPCVRRHVRSIFMENAVVSTSPTSDGNMAIDSFHQFAGVKWLRDKPFTRFEDATWLLVQKAEEEKLLQVTIKLPEVVLDKLISDSNDYYLSDGVSRSAQLWNEQRKLILHDAFYNFLLPSMEKEGRSLLTARAKTWLLWEFGKLLWDKVSVAPFQRKENDVNTDEEAAPRVMACCWGPGKPATTFVMLDAAGEILDVLNAPSLSLNNQNANAQQRKRNDQQRVQKFMMDHQPHVVSLGAANLSCTRLKEDIYEIIFKMVEDNPRDVGHNMDNLNIFYGDESLPRLYENSRVSVDQLPSQEGIIRRAVALGRYLQNPLAMVATLCGPGREILSWKLHPFENFLTPDEKYGMVEQVMVDVTNQVGLDVNLASSHEWLFAPLQFISGLGPRKAASLQRSLVRAGAIFTRKDLLTHHGLGKKVFINAVGFLRVRRSGLTSSSTQFIDLLDDTRIHPEFYGLAQELAKDIYREDVNDDGNDDDDDMLEMAIEHVREKPQLLRAVDVNEYADQKNRLNRKETLNDIRLELIEGFQDRRRTYVEPSQDDEFYMISGETEETLSEGRIVQATVRRIQPQRAICVLESGLTGMLSKEDIADDWRDINELSDKLHEGDIITCKIKSIQKNRYQVFLTCRESEMRNNRFQSHRGMDPYYHEERSTSHTEQEKARKEKELAKKHFKPRMIVHPRFQNITADEAVEFLSNKDPGESVIRPNVRGPSHLTLTLKIYNGVYANKDIVEGGKEHKDITSLLRIGKTLKIGEDTFEDLDEVMDRYVDPLVAHLKAMLNYRKFRRGTKYEVDELLRIEKSENPMRIVYCFGISYEHPGTFILTYIRGSNPHHEYIGLYPKGFKFRKRMFEDIDRLVAYFQRHIDDPLDSAPSIRSVAAMVPMRSPATGGSSGFGGGWGGSAQDDRWRGDQSMDRDRTSRTGRGEYRNGGGPEGHPSGASRSYGSRGRLRERGSYGGSRGDR is encoded by the exons ATGGCCGGCAACACAGTAATCTCCGACGATGAAG ATGAGATTGGTGTCGAGGAAGAAGAAATTGACGAAGAGACTTACGGAGACCGAACCCATGACGGTGACGGCGATGAGGATGATGAAGACGATG AAGAAGGGCAGGATGAATATGAGAAAGATGGTTTCATAGTGGATGATGTTGATGAAGAAGAGGGGGAGGAAGAAGAAAACAGGGCTGATAGTGATGAGGAGAggcaaaagaagaagaaaaggaagaaaag GGACTCTGAGAGGAATTATGTGCTTGATGAAGATGATTATGAACTTCTTCAGGAGAGCAACATCTCCGTTCCTCGCCCAAAACTT GAGAGTAAGAAGTTCAAACGATTGAAAAAGGCACGGAGAGATGTGGAAGAAGGCTCGTCTGGGTTTTCTGATGAAGAGGAATTCGATGGAAATGGAATAGGAGGGCGCACAGCTGAGGAGAAGCTCAAACGTAGCTTGTTTGGTGATGATGATG GACAACCCCTTGAGGATATTGCCGAGGAGGACGAACAGGCAGAAGAAGAGGAGGATGTAGACATTGGTGAAGAAGATGAAATGGCTGATTTTATtgttgatgaagaagaagttgaTGAACATGGAGCTCCTGTGAG GAGGAAGAAGCCCAAAAAGAGTAGGCAACGACCTGGAGTATTATCGTATGCACTCCAGGAAGCACATGAAATATTTGGAGATGTTGAAGACCTTTTGAGGATACGCAAGTTGGAAGTGAGGGACAGATATGGTGAAACTGATAAAAGAAGCCTTGAAGATCAATTCGATCCCAGTGTACTTTCTGAGAAGTATATGACTGAAAAGGATGATCGAATTAGGGAAATAGACATTCCTGAAAGAATGCAG ATATCTGAAGAAGGTACTGGTCAACCTGCAATGGATGATCTCAACATTGAGTTGGAGAGAGAGTGGATATTCAATCAGCTTGTCGGTGGTGTAGTGCCACCTTTAATGAACAAGAGAGGTTCTGCAGCTGAAGATTTAAATGAAGTCAAGAGCCATATTGCAAGATTTTTGGAATTAATGCACGTTCAGAAGTTAGat ATACCATTCATTGCTATGTACCGGAAAGAGGAGATTTTCAGCCTATTACAAGAACCAGATGAGCCTGAAGCTGACATTCAAAATGACCCTAACTGGAGACCAACACTAAAATGGCACAAG GTGCTTTGGACAATCCATGACTTGGATAAGAAGTGGCTTCTTCTTCAGAAAAGAAAGAGTGCACTACAGTTATACTACAACAAGCGGTTCGAAGAAGAGTCACGAAGAGTATACGATGAGACGCGGCTCTTTTTAAACCAACAACTCTTTGAATCAGTTTCCAAGTCACTCAAAGCTGCTGATTCAGAAAGAGAGCTGGATGACGTtgactcaaaatttaatttgcaCTTTCCCCCTGGCGAAGTCGTCCTAGATGAGGGGCAGTTTAAAAGACCAAAGAGGAAGTCTCAGTACAGCATTTGCAGTAAAGCTGGCTTATGGGAGGTTGCAAACAAGTTTGGTTACAGTTCTGAGCAGTTTGGATTGCAGATTTCTCTGGAGAAAATG AGAATGGATGAATTGGAAGATGCAAAGGAAACACCTGAAGAAATGGCCTCTAATTTTACGTGTGCTATGTTTGAAACGTCTCAAGCTGTTCTCAAAGGTGCAAGGCACATG GCAGCTGTTGAGATTAGCTGTGAACCATGTGTCCGGAGGCACGTCCGTAGCATCTTTATGGAAAATGCTGTAGTGTCAACCAGTCCTACATCTGATGGTAACATGGCAATTGATTCTTTTCACCAATTTGCTGGAGTCAAGTGGTTACGAGACAAACCATTTACTAGATTTGAGGATGCAACTTGGCTTTTAGTTCAGAAAGCTGAAGAGGAGAAGCTCCTTCAAGTAACCATCAAGCTACCAGAAGTAGTTCTCGATAAGCTGATAAGCGATTCAAACGATTATTATCTGAGTGATGGAGTGAGCAGATCCGCTCAATTATGGAATGAACAGAGAAAATTGATTCTTCATGATGCGTTCTACAATTTTCTTCTACCTTCAATGGAAAAGGAAGGTAGATCTCTTCTGACTGCTAGAGCAAAAACCTGGTTGCTATGGGAATTTGGAAAGCTGTTGTGGGACAAAGTGTCTGTGGCACCATTTCAGCGAAAAGAAAATGATGTCAATACGGATGAAGAAGCAGCACCCAGGGTTATGGCTTGCTGCTGGGGCCCTGGTAAGCCAGCTACTACTTTTGTCATGCTGGATGCAGCTGGAGAGATTTTAGATGTGTTGAATGCTCCATCACTCAGCCTTAACAATCAGAATGCTAATGCTCAGCAACGTAAGAGAAATGATCAGCAGCGGGTGCAGAAATTTATGATGGACCACCAACCACATGTCGTCTCTCTTGGGGCAGCTAATTTGTCTTGTACTCGGCTGAAGGAAGATATTTACGAG ATTATATTCAAAATGGTGGAGGATAATCCGAGAGATGTTGGTCACAATATGgataatttgaatattttctatGGTGACGAATCTCTTCCACGTCTATATGAAAATTCTCGCGTATCTGTGGATCAGCTTCCCTCCCAGGAAG GTATTATTAGACGTGCCGTGGCTCTGGGACGCTATCTTCAGAATCCATTAGCCATGGTTGCCACATTATGTGGGCCAGGTAGGGAGATATTATCTTGGAAACTACATCCTTTCGAGAATTTTCTCACTCCTGATGAGAAGTATGGGATGGTTGAACAAGTTATGGTGGATGTAACTAACCAAGTTGGTCTTGATGTTAACTTGGCTTCCAGTCACGAATGGTTGTTTGCTCCTCTGCAGTTTATTTCTGGGCTTGGACCCAGAAAAGCAGCTTCTCTCCAAAGGTCTTTAGTAAGAGCTGGAGCCATTTTCACTAGGAAAGACCTGTTGACACATCATGGTCTTGGTAAAAAGGTTTTCATTAATGCAGTTGGATTCCTTCGAGTCCGTCGTAGCGGATTGACGTCCAGTAGTACtcaatttattgatttgttaGATGATACAAGAATTCATCCAGAGTTTTACGGCCTTGCTCAAGAGCTGGCCAAAGATATTTACCGGGAGGATGTCAATGATGATGgcaatgatgatgatgatgatatgcTGGAAATGGCCATTGAACATGTCAGGGAAAAGCCTCAGTTATTGAGGGCTGTCGATGTTAATGAATATGCCGATCAGAAAAATCGTTTGAACCGAAAAGAAACCCTGAATGATATAAgattggagttaattgaaggaTTCCAAGATCGTCGCAGAACATATGTAGAACCTAGTCAGGATGATGAATTTTACATGATCTCAGGAGAAACTGAAGAAACTTTATCGGAAGGAAGAATTGTACAAGCAACAGTGCGAAGGATTCAACCTCAAAGAGCTATTTGTGTCCTTGAATCTGGATTGACTGGCATGCTCAGCAAGGAAGATATTGCTGATGATTGGCGGGATATTAATGAATTATCTGATAAACTTCATGAAGGTGATATTATAACATGcaaaatcaaatcaattcaAAAAAATCGTTATCAGGTGTTCTTAACTTGTAGAGAAAGTGAAATGAGGAATAACCGCTTCCAGAGCCATCGGGGTATGGATCCTTACTATCATGAAGAACGCAGCACTTCACACACTGAGCAAGAAAAAGCTCGTAAAGAAAAGGAGCTTGCAAAGAAACATTTTAAGCCAAGGATGATTGTCCACCCTCGATTCCAAAATATTACAGCTGATGAAGCAGTAGAG TTTCTTTCAAACAAGGATCCTGGTGAAAGCGTCATCCGTCCAAACGTTCGTGGTCCTTCACATTTGACTTTAACATTGAAAATCTATAATGGGGTTTATGCAAACAAGGACATAGTTGAAGGTGGGAAGGAACATAAGGACATCACAAGCTTGCTTCGAATAGGAAAAACATTGAAAATTGGAGAGGACACCTTTGAGGATCTTGATGAG GTAATGGATCGATATGTGGATCCATTGGTAGCTCATTTGAAGGCAATGCTTAATTACAGAAAGTTTAGGAGGGGCACTAAATATGAAGTTGATGAGCTCCTTAGAATCGAGAAATCTGAGAATCCAATGAGAATCGTCTATTGCTTTGGCATATCCTATGAACATCCTGGCACATTCATCTTAACTTACATCCGAGGTTCAAATCCACATCACGAATACATAGGTCTCTATCCGAAGGGATTTAAATTCCGGAAGCGAATGTTTGAGGACATAGACCGTCTTGTGGCATATTTCCAGAGACACATTgatgatcctcttgattctgcACCATCAATTCGATCTGTTGCCGCTATGGTTCCAATGAGAAGTCCTGCAACTGGTGGCTCATCTGGTTTTGGTGGAGGTTGGGGTGGTTCAGCACAGGATGACAGGTGGAGAGGTGACCAATCTATGGACCGAGATAGGACTTCTAGAACAG GGAGAGGTGAGTATAGAAATGGTGGTGGCCCGGAGGGTCATCCCAGCGGGGCTTCTAGATCATACGGTAGCCGTGGACGTTTGCGTGAGCGAGGCTCATATGGTGGTAGTAGGGGAGACAGGTAG
- the LOC140977369 gene encoding transcription elongation factor SPT6 homolog isoform X1 translates to MAGNTVISDDEDEIGVEEEEIDEETYGDRTHDGDGDEDDEDDEEGQDEYEKDGFIVDDVDEEEGEEEENRADSDEERQKKKKRKKRDSERNYVLDEDDYELLQESNISVPRPKLESKKFKRLKKARRDVEEGSSGFSDEEEFDGNGIGGRTAEEKLKRSLFGDDDGQPLEDIAEEDEQAEEEEDVDIGEEDEMADFIVDEEEVDEHGAPVRRKKPKKSRQRPGVLSYALQEAHEIFGDVEDLLRIRKLEVRDRYGETDKRSLEDQFDPSVLSEKYMTEKDDRIREIDIPERMQISEEGTGQPAMDDLNIELEREWIFNQLVGGVVPPLMNKRGSAAEDLNEVKSHIARFLELMHVQKLDIPFIAMYRKEEIFSLLQEPDEPEADIQNDPNWRPTLKWHKVLWTIHDLDKKWLLLQKRKSALQLYYNKRFEEESRRVYDETRLFLNQQLFESVSKSLKAADSERELDDVDSKFNLHFPPGEVVLDEGQFKRPKRKSQYSICSKAGLWEVANKFGYSSEQFGLQISLEKMRMDELEDAKETPEEMASNFTCAMFETSQAVLKGARHMAAVEISCEPCVRRHVRSIFMENAVVSTSPTSDGNMAIDSFHQFAGVKWLRDKPFTRFEDATWLLVQKAEEEKLLQVTIKLPEVVLDKLISDSNDYYLSDGVSRSAQLWNEQRKLILHDAFYNFLLPSMEKEGRSLLTARAKTWLLWEFGKLLWDKVSVAPFQRKENDVNTDEEAAPRVMACCWGPGKPATTFVMLDAAGEILDVLNAPSLSLNNQNANAQQRKRNDQQRVQKFMMDHQPHVVSLGAANLSCTRLKEDIYEIIFKMVEDNPRDVGHNMDNLNIFYGDESLPRLYENSRVSVDQLPSQEGIIRRAVALGRYLQNPLAMVATLCGPGREILSWKLHPFENFLTPDEKYGMVEQVMVDVTNQVGLDVNLASSHEWLFAPLQFISGLGPRKAASLQRSLVRAGAIFTRKDLLTHHGLGKKVFINAVGFLRVRRSGLTSSSTQFIDLLDDTRIHPEFYGLAQELAKDIYREDVNDDGNDDDDDMLEMAIEHVREKPQLLRAVDVNEYADQKNRLNRKETLNDIRLELIEGFQDRRRTYVEPSQDDEFYMISGETEETLSEGRIVQATVRRIQPQRAICVLESGLTGMLSKEDIADDWRDINELSDKLHEGDIITCKIKSIQKNRYQVFLTCRESEMRNNRFQSHRGMDPYYHEERSTSHTEQEKARKEKELAKKHFKPRMIVHPRFQNITADEAVEFLSNKDPGESVIRPNVRGPSHLTLTLKIYNGVYANKDIVEGGKEHKDITSLLRIGKTLKIGEDTFEDLDEVMDRYVDPLVAHLKAMLNYRKFRRGTKYEVDELLRIEKSENPMRIVYCFGISYEHPGTFILTYIRGSNPHHEYIGLYPKGFKFRKRMFEDIDRLVAYFQRHIDDPLDSAPSIRSVAAMVPMRSPATGGSSGFGGGWGGSAQDDRWRGDQSMDRDRTSRTAGRGEYRNGGGPEGHPSGASRSYGSRGRLRERGSYGGSRGDR, encoded by the exons ATGGCCGGCAACACAGTAATCTCCGACGATGAAG ATGAGATTGGTGTCGAGGAAGAAGAAATTGACGAAGAGACTTACGGAGACCGAACCCATGACGGTGACGGCGATGAGGATGATGAAGACGATG AAGAAGGGCAGGATGAATATGAGAAAGATGGTTTCATAGTGGATGATGTTGATGAAGAAGAGGGGGAGGAAGAAGAAAACAGGGCTGATAGTGATGAGGAGAggcaaaagaagaagaaaaggaagaaaag GGACTCTGAGAGGAATTATGTGCTTGATGAAGATGATTATGAACTTCTTCAGGAGAGCAACATCTCCGTTCCTCGCCCAAAACTT GAGAGTAAGAAGTTCAAACGATTGAAAAAGGCACGGAGAGATGTGGAAGAAGGCTCGTCTGGGTTTTCTGATGAAGAGGAATTCGATGGAAATGGAATAGGAGGGCGCACAGCTGAGGAGAAGCTCAAACGTAGCTTGTTTGGTGATGATGATG GACAACCCCTTGAGGATATTGCCGAGGAGGACGAACAGGCAGAAGAAGAGGAGGATGTAGACATTGGTGAAGAAGATGAAATGGCTGATTTTATtgttgatgaagaagaagttgaTGAACATGGAGCTCCTGTGAG GAGGAAGAAGCCCAAAAAGAGTAGGCAACGACCTGGAGTATTATCGTATGCACTCCAGGAAGCACATGAAATATTTGGAGATGTTGAAGACCTTTTGAGGATACGCAAGTTGGAAGTGAGGGACAGATATGGTGAAACTGATAAAAGAAGCCTTGAAGATCAATTCGATCCCAGTGTACTTTCTGAGAAGTATATGACTGAAAAGGATGATCGAATTAGGGAAATAGACATTCCTGAAAGAATGCAG ATATCTGAAGAAGGTACTGGTCAACCTGCAATGGATGATCTCAACATTGAGTTGGAGAGAGAGTGGATATTCAATCAGCTTGTCGGTGGTGTAGTGCCACCTTTAATGAACAAGAGAGGTTCTGCAGCTGAAGATTTAAATGAAGTCAAGAGCCATATTGCAAGATTTTTGGAATTAATGCACGTTCAGAAGTTAGat ATACCATTCATTGCTATGTACCGGAAAGAGGAGATTTTCAGCCTATTACAAGAACCAGATGAGCCTGAAGCTGACATTCAAAATGACCCTAACTGGAGACCAACACTAAAATGGCACAAG GTGCTTTGGACAATCCATGACTTGGATAAGAAGTGGCTTCTTCTTCAGAAAAGAAAGAGTGCACTACAGTTATACTACAACAAGCGGTTCGAAGAAGAGTCACGAAGAGTATACGATGAGACGCGGCTCTTTTTAAACCAACAACTCTTTGAATCAGTTTCCAAGTCACTCAAAGCTGCTGATTCAGAAAGAGAGCTGGATGACGTtgactcaaaatttaatttgcaCTTTCCCCCTGGCGAAGTCGTCCTAGATGAGGGGCAGTTTAAAAGACCAAAGAGGAAGTCTCAGTACAGCATTTGCAGTAAAGCTGGCTTATGGGAGGTTGCAAACAAGTTTGGTTACAGTTCTGAGCAGTTTGGATTGCAGATTTCTCTGGAGAAAATG AGAATGGATGAATTGGAAGATGCAAAGGAAACACCTGAAGAAATGGCCTCTAATTTTACGTGTGCTATGTTTGAAACGTCTCAAGCTGTTCTCAAAGGTGCAAGGCACATG GCAGCTGTTGAGATTAGCTGTGAACCATGTGTCCGGAGGCACGTCCGTAGCATCTTTATGGAAAATGCTGTAGTGTCAACCAGTCCTACATCTGATGGTAACATGGCAATTGATTCTTTTCACCAATTTGCTGGAGTCAAGTGGTTACGAGACAAACCATTTACTAGATTTGAGGATGCAACTTGGCTTTTAGTTCAGAAAGCTGAAGAGGAGAAGCTCCTTCAAGTAACCATCAAGCTACCAGAAGTAGTTCTCGATAAGCTGATAAGCGATTCAAACGATTATTATCTGAGTGATGGAGTGAGCAGATCCGCTCAATTATGGAATGAACAGAGAAAATTGATTCTTCATGATGCGTTCTACAATTTTCTTCTACCTTCAATGGAAAAGGAAGGTAGATCTCTTCTGACTGCTAGAGCAAAAACCTGGTTGCTATGGGAATTTGGAAAGCTGTTGTGGGACAAAGTGTCTGTGGCACCATTTCAGCGAAAAGAAAATGATGTCAATACGGATGAAGAAGCAGCACCCAGGGTTATGGCTTGCTGCTGGGGCCCTGGTAAGCCAGCTACTACTTTTGTCATGCTGGATGCAGCTGGAGAGATTTTAGATGTGTTGAATGCTCCATCACTCAGCCTTAACAATCAGAATGCTAATGCTCAGCAACGTAAGAGAAATGATCAGCAGCGGGTGCAGAAATTTATGATGGACCACCAACCACATGTCGTCTCTCTTGGGGCAGCTAATTTGTCTTGTACTCGGCTGAAGGAAGATATTTACGAG ATTATATTCAAAATGGTGGAGGATAATCCGAGAGATGTTGGTCACAATATGgataatttgaatattttctatGGTGACGAATCTCTTCCACGTCTATATGAAAATTCTCGCGTATCTGTGGATCAGCTTCCCTCCCAGGAAG GTATTATTAGACGTGCCGTGGCTCTGGGACGCTATCTTCAGAATCCATTAGCCATGGTTGCCACATTATGTGGGCCAGGTAGGGAGATATTATCTTGGAAACTACATCCTTTCGAGAATTTTCTCACTCCTGATGAGAAGTATGGGATGGTTGAACAAGTTATGGTGGATGTAACTAACCAAGTTGGTCTTGATGTTAACTTGGCTTCCAGTCACGAATGGTTGTTTGCTCCTCTGCAGTTTATTTCTGGGCTTGGACCCAGAAAAGCAGCTTCTCTCCAAAGGTCTTTAGTAAGAGCTGGAGCCATTTTCACTAGGAAAGACCTGTTGACACATCATGGTCTTGGTAAAAAGGTTTTCATTAATGCAGTTGGATTCCTTCGAGTCCGTCGTAGCGGATTGACGTCCAGTAGTACtcaatttattgatttgttaGATGATACAAGAATTCATCCAGAGTTTTACGGCCTTGCTCAAGAGCTGGCCAAAGATATTTACCGGGAGGATGTCAATGATGATGgcaatgatgatgatgatgatatgcTGGAAATGGCCATTGAACATGTCAGGGAAAAGCCTCAGTTATTGAGGGCTGTCGATGTTAATGAATATGCCGATCAGAAAAATCGTTTGAACCGAAAAGAAACCCTGAATGATATAAgattggagttaattgaaggaTTCCAAGATCGTCGCAGAACATATGTAGAACCTAGTCAGGATGATGAATTTTACATGATCTCAGGAGAAACTGAAGAAACTTTATCGGAAGGAAGAATTGTACAAGCAACAGTGCGAAGGATTCAACCTCAAAGAGCTATTTGTGTCCTTGAATCTGGATTGACTGGCATGCTCAGCAAGGAAGATATTGCTGATGATTGGCGGGATATTAATGAATTATCTGATAAACTTCATGAAGGTGATATTATAACATGcaaaatcaaatcaattcaAAAAAATCGTTATCAGGTGTTCTTAACTTGTAGAGAAAGTGAAATGAGGAATAACCGCTTCCAGAGCCATCGGGGTATGGATCCTTACTATCATGAAGAACGCAGCACTTCACACACTGAGCAAGAAAAAGCTCGTAAAGAAAAGGAGCTTGCAAAGAAACATTTTAAGCCAAGGATGATTGTCCACCCTCGATTCCAAAATATTACAGCTGATGAAGCAGTAGAG TTTCTTTCAAACAAGGATCCTGGTGAAAGCGTCATCCGTCCAAACGTTCGTGGTCCTTCACATTTGACTTTAACATTGAAAATCTATAATGGGGTTTATGCAAACAAGGACATAGTTGAAGGTGGGAAGGAACATAAGGACATCACAAGCTTGCTTCGAATAGGAAAAACATTGAAAATTGGAGAGGACACCTTTGAGGATCTTGATGAG GTAATGGATCGATATGTGGATCCATTGGTAGCTCATTTGAAGGCAATGCTTAATTACAGAAAGTTTAGGAGGGGCACTAAATATGAAGTTGATGAGCTCCTTAGAATCGAGAAATCTGAGAATCCAATGAGAATCGTCTATTGCTTTGGCATATCCTATGAACATCCTGGCACATTCATCTTAACTTACATCCGAGGTTCAAATCCACATCACGAATACATAGGTCTCTATCCGAAGGGATTTAAATTCCGGAAGCGAATGTTTGAGGACATAGACCGTCTTGTGGCATATTTCCAGAGACACATTgatgatcctcttgattctgcACCATCAATTCGATCTGTTGCCGCTATGGTTCCAATGAGAAGTCCTGCAACTGGTGGCTCATCTGGTTTTGGTGGAGGTTGGGGTGGTTCAGCACAGGATGACAGGTGGAGAGGTGACCAATCTATGGACCGAGATAGGACTTCTAGAACAG CAGGGAGAGGTGAGTATAGAAATGGTGGTGGCCCGGAGGGTCATCCCAGCGGGGCTTCTAGATCATACGGTAGCCGTGGACGTTTGCGTGAGCGAGGCTCATATGGTGGTAGTAGGGGAGACAGGTAG
- the LOC140977371 gene encoding uncharacterized protein, translated as MPYLVREHLFIGNIGDAADILQNGGNEITHILSVLSSASISFFSEWRSGLSIPSKEIKKVYVGGSGSEDVSGDWSKSSLSPDKLLYALEYAGKDLKFVRMAVPLRDMENENLLDYLEVCLDFIEDSRKKGSVLVHCFAGVSRSAAIITAYLMKCEQLSQEDAIESLRQSCEFVCPNDGFLEQLKMFEQMGFKVDRASPTYKRFRLKTLGDSYNRGEKIDGSKFSADPGLPAENASEVAHSLDKEVSPTPAYRCKKCRRVVALKDHVVDHIPGEGETCFDWHKRRSGDPFNKSDEDECSSIFVEPLRWMTTVVEGGLEGKLLCAHCEARLGYFNWSGIQCSCGSWITPAFQLHKSKVDISSI; from the exons atgcCTTATCTGGTACGTGAGCATTTATTCATTGGCAATATTGGAGATGCTGCCGACATTCTTCAGAACGGAGGCAATGAAATCACACACATACTATCGGTCCTTAGTTCCGCATCCATTTCTTTCTTCTCGGAATGGCGCAGTGGGCTTTCTATTCCAAGCAAAGAAATTAAAAAGGTCTATGTTGGGGGATCAGGATCTGAAGATGTTTCAGGTGACTGGTCGAAGAGTTCGCTGTCACCGGACAAACTCCTATACGCTTTGGAGTATGCAGGCAAGGATTTGAAGTTTGTGAGGATGGCAGTGCCTCTGAGAGACATGGAGAATGAAAATTTACTTGACTATTTGGAAGTTTGCTTGGATTTCATTGAAGACAGTAGGAAAAAGGGATCTGTTTTGGTGCACTGCTTTGCTGGTGTATCAAGGAg TGCAGCTATTATTACAGCATACCTGATGAAATGTGAGCAACTATCACAAGAAG ATGCCATCGAATCATTACGGCAAAGCTGTGAATTTGTATGTCCGAATGATGGTTTTCTGGAGCAG TTAAAAATGTTCGAACAAATGGGTTTTAAGGTTGATCGTGCTAGCCCAACGTACAAGCGCTTCCGCTTAAAAACTTTAG GTGATTCCTATAACCGTGGAGAAAAAATAGATGGTTCTAAGTTCAGTGCTGATCCTGGCCTGCCAGCTGAAAATGCATCAGAGGTGGCGCACTCGCTTGATAAAGAAGTCTCCCCTACTCCTGCCTACCGCTGCAAGAAATGCCGTAGAGTAGTTGCATTAAAGGACCATGTTGTGGATCACATTCCAGGAGAGGGTGAGACATGCTTCGACTGGCATAAAAGGAGAAGTGGAGACCCTTTTAACAAATCTGATGAGGATGAATGTTCCTCTATCTTTGTCGAGCCGCTACGTTGGATGACAACTG TCGTGGAAGGTGGACTAGAGGGTAAGCTGTTATGCGCCCACTGTGAAGCTCGTTTAGGCTACTTTAACTGGTCTGGAATTCAGTGCAGTTGTGGAAGCTGGATTACTCCGGCCTTTCAGCTTCACAAAAGCAAAGTCGacatcagtagcatctaa